A window of Trichocoleus desertorum ATA4-8-CV12 contains these coding sequences:
- a CDS encoding ChaB family protein produces MAQEQQSLPQEAQQLPESAQKIFQAAMQSAQSDGMSEEGAMNVAWTTVKHDYIQGDDGKWQRKPEDEHRYKSTVVSGN; encoded by the coding sequence ATGGCGCAAGAACAACAAAGCTTACCTCAAGAAGCCCAACAACTTCCCGAATCAGCCCAGAAGATCTTCCAAGCTGCGATGCAGAGTGCTCAATCGGATGGCATGTCGGAAGAGGGAGCGATGAATGTGGCTTGGACCACCGTCAAGCATGATTACATTCAAGGCGACGATGGTAAGTGGCAGCGCAAGCCCGAAGACGAGCACAGATATAAGTCAACGGTTGTCAGCGGCAACTAA